The Anguilla anguilla isolate fAngAng1 chromosome 4, fAngAng1.pri, whole genome shotgun sequence genome has a window encoding:
- the LOC118226233 gene encoding uncharacterized protein LOC118226233 isoform X2, with protein MDVHDVDAEKQRDAVIPPRKSRNYRISRLAAACIIQSLLTTLCLAISSYSLGTVQSVEWKLNRGKDIGIYLEVMGEVRQQMEKLKFRVHWKHKMDLGKGNTTVSFQCSGPYVVHVSACSVYMENQELNGSLILEWPGINQTIIQLRSQDDCDGENSQRDHKMISFTKYDNVSLRFTSENLKLRYLRLGFHYLLGEQCFGHT; from the exons ATGGACGTACACGATGTTGACGCCGAGAAACAACGCGACGCAGTGATACCACCCAGAAAGAGCCGGAATTATAGAATCAGCAGGCTTGCAGCTGCATGTATCATACAGAGCTTACTAACAACCCTGTGCCTCGCCATCAGCTCTTACAGCCTGGGGACCGTCCAATCTGTT GAATGGAAATTAAATCGG GGAAAGGATATTGGTATATACCTGGAAGTAATGGGAG AGGTGAGGCAGCAAATGGAAAAGCTGAAGTTCAGGGTACACTGGAAGCACAAGATGGACCTTGGAAAAGGGAACACCACGGTCTCGTTCCAGTGCAGCGGGCCCTATGTAGTCCACGTGTCTGCCTGTTCTGTGTACATGGAAAACCAGGAGCTCAACGGCAGCCTCATCCTGGAGTGGCCTGGTATTAACCAGACTATCATTCAACTCCGCTCCCAGGATGACTGTGATGGTGAAAATTCCCAAAGGGACCATAAGATGATTTCCTTCACCAAATATGACAATGTTTCGCTCAGGTTCACCAGTGAAAACCTAAAACTCAGATATCTCCGCCTGGGTTTCCACTACTTGCTGGGGGAGCAATGTTTTGGACACACCTGA
- the LOC118226233 gene encoding uncharacterized protein LOC118226233 isoform X1, producing the protein MDVHDVDAEKQRDAVIPPRKSRNYRISRLAAACIIQSLLTTLCLAISSYSLGTVQSVEWKLNREWKLNRGKDIGIYLEVMGEVRQQMEKLKFRVHWKHKMDLGKGNTTVSFQCSGPYVVHVSACSVYMENQELNGSLILEWPGINQTIIQLRSQDDCDGENSQRDHKMISFTKYDNVSLRFTSENLKLRYLRLGFHYLLGEQCFGHT; encoded by the exons ATGGACGTACACGATGTTGACGCCGAGAAACAACGCGACGCAGTGATACCACCCAGAAAGAGCCGGAATTATAGAATCAGCAGGCTTGCAGCTGCATGTATCATACAGAGCTTACTAACAACCCTGTGCCTCGCCATCAGCTCTTACAGCCTGGGGACCGTCCAATCTGTT GAATGGAAATTAAATCGG GAATGGAAATTAAATCGG GGAAAGGATATTGGTATATACCTGGAAGTAATGGGAG AGGTGAGGCAGCAAATGGAAAAGCTGAAGTTCAGGGTACACTGGAAGCACAAGATGGACCTTGGAAAAGGGAACACCACGGTCTCGTTCCAGTGCAGCGGGCCCTATGTAGTCCACGTGTCTGCCTGTTCTGTGTACATGGAAAACCAGGAGCTCAACGGCAGCCTCATCCTGGAGTGGCCTGGTATTAACCAGACTATCATTCAACTCCGCTCCCAGGATGACTGTGATGGTGAAAATTCCCAAAGGGACCATAAGATGATTTCCTTCACCAAATATGACAATGTTTCGCTCAGGTTCACCAGTGAAAACCTAAAACTCAGATATCTCCGCCTGGGTTTCCACTACTTGCTGGGGGAGCAATGTTTTGGACACACCTGA